The following is a genomic window from Thermodesulfobacteriota bacterium.
GACCGCGGGGCAACGAGCCCTTCGAGCTTCCTGCTTTGAAACGACCTCGTTGAGCCGTCCGGCGCCGCCGGGCCCCGCTCCTGACCCCGTCGCCCCCGAACCTGTCACGCCGCACCTGCCGGCCCGTTGCGGGGTCCGCCCTCGCAGACACCCTCTTACGGCCGGGAGAGATCCAGGAGCTCCATGCGGTTGTTGGCGTCGGGGTGGCGCCGCGAGGGGCCCTCGGTGACGATGGCCAGGTCGCCCGGGAGGCCGTGGCCCCGTACCCAGGTGCGGGCGAAGTCGTTCCAGTCGTCGGGGTGGTCCGGGGTGCGCACCGGCCACACGCCGTAGGAGAACTGGAGCCCTGCGCAGGTGGTCTCCGACGAGCTCACCGCGGTGATCCACACCGGCAGCCGGAATCGGGCCAGGTTGCGGGCCGTGTAGCCGCTATGGGTGGGGACGATGATTGCCGCAGGAGTGACCTGCGCCACGGCCCTCTCCACGCTCAGGGAGACCAGATCGGCCAGGCTCACCGCCCGGTCCCGGTCCCGGGCGCGAATGGCCTCGCGAACGCTCGCCCCCGCCAGGTGCGGCTCGGTCTCGGCGGCGATGCGGACGAGCATCCGGACCGCCTCCACGGGGTAGCGCCCGACCGCCGACTCGGCCGAGAGCATGACGGCGTCGGTGCCGTCCAGGATGGCGTTGGCCACGTCGGTGGCCTCGGCCCGGGTGGGGCGGCGGTTGGCCGTCATGCTCTCGAGCATCTGGGTGGCGGTGATGACGGGTTTCCCCAGCACGTTGGCGCGGCCCATCAGGTCCTTCTGCACCAGGGCCATGCGCTCGATGGGGATCTCCACCCCCAGGTCCCCCCGGGCGATCATGATGCCGTCGGCCGCCTCCAGGATCTCCTCCAGGTTCTCCAGGGCCCCGGCCCGCTCGATCTTGGCGATGACGAAGGGCTGGTACCCCAGCTCGGCCGCCGCGGCCCGCACCGCCCGCACGTCGTCGGCCGAGGCCACGAAGGACTGGCTCACCGCGTCCACCCCCTGCTCCAGGGCGAACCGCAGGCACTCCCGGTCGTGGTCGGTGAAGGCGCTCATCCCCAGGTCGATCCCGGGCAGGTTCAAACCCTTGCGCGAGCTCAGCTCGCCCCCCACCACCACGGTGCACCGCACCTCGTCCCCCACGACTGCCTCCACCCGGAGCTGGATCGCCCCATCGTTGAGGAAGAGCGTGTCCCCCGGCGCCACCACGTTGGGGAGGCGGGCAAAGGAAACCGAAACCCGCCCCCCATCCCCGTTCCTTTCCTCCGTCGTGAGCACGAAAGCCTCGCCCGCGCGTAGTTCCACCGGCTCCGGGTCGATGCGCCCGACCCGCATCTTGGGCCCCGGCAGGTCGGCCATGAGGGCGAGTCGCCGCCCCACCGCCCGGCTCGCCGCCCGCAGCCGCACGACGACCTCGGCGTGGCCGGCGAAGTCCCCGTGGGAGAAGTTGAGCCGGGCCACGTTCATGCCGGCCCGCAGCAGGGCCTCGATGGTCTCGGGCGCATCCGACGCCGGGCCGATGGTGCACACGACCTTGGTCTTGTTAGGTGGAAGAGCCACGGTGCTCCCTCCGAGGTGCAGGTTCGATGGGCTTCGGGATCCCTCCGGCCGGGTTACGCGCGGGAACGGAACGCGCGTGGCCACCACGGTACCCCAGCCAGCCGGCCGCGTCACCCCGGGGCGAAGGGCCTGCGCCGGCCCACCTTCCAGGCCGTCGGGCGGAGCCGCGCCCGGAAAGGGGCGAAGAGC
Proteins encoded in this region:
- the pyk gene encoding pyruvate kinase, producing MALPPNKTKVVCTIGPASDAPETIEALLRAGMNVARLNFSHGDFAGHAEVVVRLRAASRAVGRRLALMADLPGPKMRVGRIDPEPVELRAGEAFVLTTEERNGDGGRVSVSFARLPNVVAPGDTLFLNDGAIQLRVEAVVGDEVRCTVVVGGELSSRKGLNLPGIDLGMSAFTDHDRECLRFALEQGVDAVSQSFVASADDVRAVRAAAAELGYQPFVIAKIERAGALENLEEILEAADGIMIARGDLGVEIPIERMALVQKDLMGRANVLGKPVITATQMLESMTANRRPTRAEATDVANAILDGTDAVMLSAESAVGRYPVEAVRMLVRIAAETEPHLAGASVREAIRARDRDRAVSLADLVSLSVERAVAQVTPAAIIVPTHSGYTARNLARFRLPVWITAVSSSETTCAGLQFSYGVWPVRTPDHPDDWNDFARTWVRGHGLPGDLAIVTEGPSRRHPDANNRMELLDLSRP